One region of Streptomyces davaonensis JCM 4913 genomic DNA includes:
- a CDS encoding ABC transporter ATP-binding protein: MDRNEHGHVIEVTDLRRVYGGGFEAVRGITFSVARGEVFALLGTNGAGKTSTVELLEGLARPAGGQVRVLGHDPHAERAAVRPRTGVMLQEGGFPSELTVAETARMWAGCVSGARPPLEVLERVGLAAKADVRVKQLSGGERRRLDLALALLGDPEVLFLDEPTTGLDAEGRRDTWELVRGLRDAGTTVLLTTHYLEEAEGLADRLAILHEGRIAAAGTPAEVTASQPSRIAFELPEGYFLGDLPPLGELGVSGHEVEGRVVRLRTHELQRAATRLLVWAEAAGVELRGLDVRSASLEEAFLRIAREATETVETKKEYAA; encoded by the coding sequence ATGGACAGGAACGAACACGGACACGTGATTGAGGTCACCGACCTGCGGCGTGTGTACGGGGGCGGGTTCGAGGCGGTACGCGGAATCACCTTCTCGGTGGCCCGCGGCGAGGTCTTCGCGTTGCTGGGCACCAATGGCGCGGGCAAGACCTCCACCGTCGAACTGCTGGAGGGGCTCGCCCGGCCGGCCGGGGGACAGGTGCGGGTGCTCGGCCACGATCCCCACGCCGAGCGGGCCGCCGTACGGCCGCGGACCGGGGTCATGCTTCAGGAGGGCGGGTTCCCGTCCGAGCTGACCGTCGCCGAGACCGCGCGAATGTGGGCCGGGTGTGTCAGCGGGGCGCGGCCTCCGCTGGAGGTGCTGGAGCGGGTCGGTCTCGCCGCGAAGGCCGACGTGCGGGTGAAACAGTTGTCCGGGGGTGAGCGGCGGCGCCTGGACCTGGCGCTCGCGCTGCTCGGGGATCCCGAGGTGCTGTTCCTGGACGAGCCGACGACCGGTCTTGACGCCGAAGGGCGCCGGGACACCTGGGAGTTGGTGCGCGGGCTGCGCGACGCCGGTACGACCGTGCTGCTGACCACGCACTACCTGGAGGAGGCCGAGGGTCTCGCCGACCGGCTGGCGATCCTGCACGAGGGGCGGATCGCGGCCGCCGGGACCCCGGCCGAGGTGACCGCGTCCCAGCCCTCGCGCATCGCCTTCGAACTGCCCGAGGGCTACTTCCTGGGCGATCTGCCGCCGCTCGGCGAGCTGGGCGTGTCCGGGCACGAGGTCGAGGGACGGGTCGTCCGGCTGCGCACCCATGAGCTCCAGCGGGCGGCGACCCGGCTGCTGGTGTGGGCCGAGGCGGCCGGAGTGGAGCTGCGGGGGCTCGACGTGCGGTCGGCCTCGCTGGAGGAGGCGTTCCTGAGGATCGCGCGGGAGGCGACGGAAACCGTCGAGACGAAGAAGGAGTACGCCGCATGA